TCACGGGCTGATTAGTTGCTTCGGTGTATTCTTTGCCAATCGTTTGCGCCAAGGCAAAAAACTCCTCGTTGTAAACGTAAATATCTATCGGCACCCAGATGCCGTCTCTAAACAACCAAGCCTCCTGATTTTTCTTATGAACCCTGAACATTGACTGGCTCGGATGAAATAGCCGGTCAGGTGTCAAAAAGTACAAGCCGTTGACCATTCGTTGAACCTGTACTTTGGGATAATGCTTTTGAACTAGCTTGATGAATTGGTTTTCGCGGGAAGTTTGGGTTTCTATGACATCCATGAACAGTCATTATGAGCCGCAACTAGACCGCCAAGCAACAGCAAATCAGAATCAGAATCAGAATTTAGCCGCTGCGTGAAGTAGGTCTTTAACACTCCACAAATGCCTCACGATTCCCGCTTCCATTGCTGGCGTCGCGCCATGAAGTGTCTTGTGCGGTCTGCAAAAGTTGTAGTAGCAGAGATACAACGCCAAGGCCGCCTTGTGGTTGTCCAGCTTCTTTGAAAAGGCGTTCGTTAGCCGCGTGAATCTTCGGTTTTCCATGCGCAGCGACAAGTTGTGTCTTTCGATGTGTGACGTGCTGCAACGATCCATATCGGGGTTGCCCATGATCGCTTCTTTCCTTGCGCCTGTGCATTCAGCCGGAGAATATCTTTGCTCGTCCATAAGTGACGAGCGATAAATTTTGATTAACTGCGCGAAATCAACTCGTTGCATTCCGAGGCTCATTACAACCGCGTCGCGGTAAGCCGCAAAGCCATCCGTTGAAATCTGAAAACTTCCCGCCGTTGCGTGAGCGATCTTATCGGTGAAGGCCACCGTATCATCGTAACCCCGATGTCCAACGTGCCAAGCAAGAATGAGTTTCGTTTCTGAATCAATACAAGTGAACGTCCAGCAATCGCCAACCTCGTCAGATGTTTCGCCTTTGCGAATCTTGGTCTTATTTTTCATTGCCACCCAAGACCAAACCTCATCACACTGGGCAAAATTAATCTTCAATCCATGAATTCGTTCGCGCATCAAAGCTTCACACTTGCGGCCAACGATGGCTAGAAGTTTGAGGATCGTATTGCGGTCAACATTCGTGAGGCGTTCGGTACTTCTAACGCTGCAACCTTCAATCAGGCAAGAGATAACTTGCAGAGCCTTGCCCTCGTCCAGCGACATATTGTCGAGGGTCTTAATCTTCGGCTCGCCGAAAGTCTTGCCACAGGACAAGCACCGATACCGCTGATTGCCTTTT
The nucleotide sequence above comes from Pyrinomonadaceae bacterium. Encoded proteins:
- a CDS encoding IS1 family transposase; amino-acid sequence: MRERIHGLKINFAQCDEVWSWVAMKNKTKIRKGETSDEVGDCWTFTCIDSETKLILAWHVGHRGYDDTVAFTDKIAHATAGSFQISTDGFAAYRDAVVMSLGMQRVDFAQLIKIYRSSLMDEQRYSPAECTGARKEAIMGNPDMDRCSTSHIERHNLSLRMENRRFTRLTNAFSKKLDNHKAALALYLCYYNFCRPHKTLHGATPAMEAGIVRHLWSVKDLLHAAAKF